The following proteins are co-located in the Polyodon spathula isolate WHYD16114869_AA chromosome 33, ASM1765450v1, whole genome shotgun sequence genome:
- the LOC121303518 gene encoding E3 ubiquitin-protein ligase TRIM32-like, whose product MAAAAVLDPDIIREVLECSICMETFNRDQLRPKLLQCGHTVCRQCLEKLLASTINLVRCPFCSKVSRMSNISQLADNLTVLKIIESASSSATMCLMCRVCRNRLPKQYCQVCRLVLCDTCKAEGHEQQGHPVLAIHAAAEQRRRDVGEKLSALRQMMQDIQKKKSTLDGVCRNLQLKYKSVQQDYAKAELGLQDELTKSRQAFSSSLSEIEKLNNQALEEQTYLLNLAEVQLVSRCDYLTMKIKQADIALLEEAVDEEELDLKCNLPVLLKLQEPELVQAEHLEPLGVGQVRTNQVTVNTEEDYQEQAQSSFSLYRDVDIDLAEKTLTASPSFKPKATELGASGSQQCQFIKKMGCKGNLHGMFNLPVSLCVTMQGEVLVADRGNYRIQIFNRKGFQKEIRRSPSTIDNFVLSFLGVDLPNLIPLSIAVNNQGLIGVTDNYDNSVKVYTPDGHCVACHKNQLIKPWGIAAMPSGQFVVTDVEGGKLWCLAVDRSVGVVNYSRLCSAVRPKFVTCDSSGTVYFTQGLGLNIENRHNEHQLEGGFSIGSVGTNGQLGKQLSHFFSENEDFRCIAGMCVDSRGDLLVADSGRKEILHFPKEGSFNVLIHEGLTCPVGLAITPKGQLLVLDCWDHCVKVYTYHPRRQSCTD is encoded by the coding sequence ATGGCCGCTGCAGCAGTCCTTGACCCAGATATCATCAGGGAGGTTCTGGAATGCTCAATCTGCATGGAGACTTTCAATCGGGACCAGTTAAGGCCCAAGCTCCTGCAGTGTGGGCATACTGTGTGCAGGCAGTGCCTGGAGAAGCTGCTTGCAAGCACCATCAACTTAGTGCGCTGCCCCTTTTGTAGCAAAGTGTCCAGGATGAGTAACATTTCCCAGCTTGCAGACAATTTGACTGTTCTTAAAATCATTGAGTCTGCAAGCTCCAGTGCAACGATGTGTTTGATGTGCAGAGTGTGTAGGAACAGATTACCAAAGCAGTACTGCCAGGTGTGCAGATTGGTGCTGTGTGATACCTGCAAAGCTGAGGGACATGAGCAGCAAGGCCACCCTGTGCTTGCTATACACGCTGCGGCCGAGCAGCGCAGGAGAGACGTGGGAGAGAAACTGTCTGCTTTGCGGCAGATGATGCAGGATATACAGAAGAAGAAGTCTACTCTGGATGGAGTCTGCAGAAACCTACAGTTAAAGTACAAATCCGTGCAGCAGGACTATGCTAAAGCTGAGCTTGGATTACAGGATGAACTGACAAAGTCTCGCCAGGCTTTCTCCAGCTCCTTGTCAGAAATCGAAAAACTGAACAACCAGGCTCTCGAGGAACAGACCTATCTTTTAAACCTGGCAGAAGTCCAGCTGGTTTCGAGATGTGACTATCTTACCATGAAAATAAAGCAGGCAGATATTGCTCTGCTGGAAGAGGCTGTTGACGAGGAGGAGCTGGATTTGAAGTGCAACCTTCCTGTGCTTCTGAAGCTGCAGGAGCCTGAACTAGTCCAAGCTGAACACCTGGAGCCTTTGGGTGTGGGGCAGGTCAGAACAAACCAGGTCACCGTGAACACGGAAGAGGATTACCAGGAACAGGCACAATCTTCATTCAGTTTGTATCGAGATGTTGACATAGACTTGGCTGAAAAAACTTTGACAGCGTCGCCCAGCTTCAAACCAAAGGCTACGGAGCTGGGAGCTTCTGGATCACAGCAGTGCCAATTCATTAAGAAAATGGGCTGCAAAGGCAATCTGCATGGCATGTTTAATCTTCCTGTTAGCTTGTGTGTTACAATGCAAGGGGAGGTGCTCGTGGCCGATCGTGGAAACTACAGAATTCAGATTTTCAATCGGAAGGGCTTCCAAAAAGAAATCCGACGAAGTCCGAGCACCATTGACAATTTTGTTCTCAGTTTTCTTGGGGTAGATCTTCCGAATTTGATTCCACTGTCTATAGCCGTTAACAATCAGGGCTTGATAGGCGTCACAGATAACTATGACAATTCAGTGAAGGTGTACACACCTGATGGTCACTGTGTAGCATGCCACAAGAACCAGCTGATTAAACCGTGGGGCATTGCAGCAATGCCTTCAGGACAGTTTGTGGTCACGGATGTGGAAGGGGGCAAACTGTGGTGTCTCGCGGTGGATCGCAGTGTGGGGGTTGTGAACTATAGCAGGCTGTGTTCAGCTGTCCGCCCCAAGTTTGTTACCTGCGACAGCAGTGGGACTGTGTATTTTACTCAGGGTCTGGGATTAAACATAGAGAACAGGCACAACGAGCATCAACTGGAGGGGGGCTTTTCCATTGGGTCTGTGGGTACCAACGGACAACTGGGCAAACAACTGAGccatttcttttcagaaaatgaGGACTTCCGCTGCATCGCTGGAATGTGTGTGGATTCCAGAGGAGATCTACTGGTCGCAGACAGCGGTCGGAAGGAGATTTTGCACTTTCCCAAAGAAGGGAGTTTCAACGTCTTGATCCATGAAGGGCTAACCTGTCCTGTTGGTCTGGCCATAACTCCTAAAGGCCAGCTGTTGGTGTTGGATTGCTGGGACCACTGTGTAAAAGTGTATACTTATCACCCAAGAAGACAGTCCTGCACAGACTAG